A genome region from Chryseobacterium sp. G0186 includes the following:
- a CDS encoding NADP-dependent isocitrate dehydrogenase translates to MSEKSKIYYTLTDEAPMLATHSFLPIVKAFTKSANIEIAVPDISLAGRILANFPEFLKDDQKIGDALAELGELATKPEANIIKLPNISASVPQLDAAIAELQAKGFAVPNYPAEPKNDEEKAIKAKYAKVLGSAVNPVLREGNSDRRAPKAVKNYAKTNPHRMGNWASDSKTDVAHMNNGDFYGTETSTTLENATKYKIVFKGNDGAETLLKDFAGLQAGEVIDSSVMNLNALKAFVQEAIEEAKSKNVLLSAHLKATMMKISDPIIFGAIVETFFKDVFTKYAETFKSLDINPNNGLADLFEKIKGNAQEADIKADIEKALADGPRVAMVNSDKGITNFHVPSDIIVDASMAALVRGGGKMWNKDGNEEDTVCIIPDRSYAGFYQSVIDDMKAHGKLDPTTMGSVPNVGLMAQKAEEYGSHDKTFQLSADGTVEVLDEAGNVLLSQKVEKNDIFRMCQTKDAPIQDWVKLAVNRSRLSDTPAIFWLDKGRAHDREIIKKVEKYLADHDTTGLDIRILDVKDAMTETLKRAREGKDTISVSGNVLRDYLTDLFPILELGTSAKMLSIVPLMNGGGLFETGAGGSAPKHVEQFLEEGYLRWDSLGEFLALQASLEHLAQTQGNTKSQVLADALDEANAKFLATDKSPARKVGQIDNRGSHFYLAMYWAEALGNQTVDAELAAQFAPIAQAMQENEEVINAELIGAQGRPQNIDGYYKTDTYKTYSAMRPSTVLNEIIDGI, encoded by the coding sequence ATGTCAGAAAAATCAAAAATTTACTACACGTTAACGGATGAAGCTCCAATGCTGGCTACACACTCGTTTTTACCTATTGTAAAAGCTTTTACAAAATCAGCAAATATTGAGATCGCTGTTCCGGATATTTCTTTGGCAGGAAGAATTTTAGCTAACTTTCCTGAGTTTTTAAAGGATGACCAAAAAATTGGTGATGCTTTAGCTGAATTAGGAGAATTAGCCACTAAACCTGAGGCGAATATCATCAAATTACCCAATATTTCTGCTTCTGTTCCTCAGCTTGATGCTGCTATCGCTGAACTACAGGCTAAAGGTTTCGCAGTTCCAAATTATCCTGCAGAGCCTAAGAATGATGAAGAGAAAGCAATCAAGGCTAAATATGCGAAGGTTTTAGGTAGTGCTGTAAACCCTGTATTAAGAGAAGGGAATTCTGACAGACGTGCTCCAAAAGCTGTTAAAAACTATGCTAAAACAAACCCTCACAGAATGGGTAACTGGGCATCTGACAGCAAAACTGACGTAGCTCACATGAACAATGGTGATTTCTACGGAACAGAAACTTCTACAACATTAGAGAATGCTACAAAATACAAAATCGTATTCAAAGGAAATGATGGCGCTGAAACTTTACTAAAGGATTTCGCGGGTCTTCAAGCCGGAGAAGTAATTGATTCTTCTGTAATGAATCTAAATGCCTTGAAAGCATTCGTTCAGGAAGCCATTGAAGAAGCTAAGAGCAAGAATGTACTTCTTTCTGCTCACCTTAAAGCGACGATGATGAAAATCTCCGACCCTATTATTTTCGGAGCTATTGTAGAAACGTTCTTCAAGGATGTATTTACTAAATATGCTGAGACTTTCAAGTCTTTAGATATCAATCCAAATAACGGTCTTGCTGATCTTTTTGAAAAAATCAAAGGAAATGCTCAGGAAGCTGACATCAAGGCTGACATTGAGAAAGCACTTGCTGACGGACCAAGAGTGGCTATGGTAAATTCTGACAAAGGAATTACCAACTTCCACGTTCCTTCCGACATCATCGTTGACGCATCTATGGCTGCTCTTGTAAGAGGCGGAGGTAAAATGTGGAACAAGGACGGAAACGAAGAAGATACTGTTTGTATTATTCCAGACCGTTCTTACGCTGGTTTCTATCAGTCTGTAATTGATGATATGAAGGCACACGGAAAATTAGACCCTACAACCATGGGATCTGTTCCAAACGTTGGTTTAATGGCTCAAAAAGCTGAAGAATATGGTTCTCACGATAAAACGTTCCAATTATCTGCTGACGGAACTGTAGAGGTTCTGGATGAAGCCGGAAATGTTCTTCTTTCCCAAAAAGTAGAAAAGAATGACATCTTCAGAATGTGTCAGACTAAAGATGCTCCTATTCAGGACTGGGTAAAATTAGCGGTAAACAGATCAAGACTTTCTGATACTCCTGCTATTTTCTGGTTAGACAAAGGAAGAGCTCACGACAGAGAAATCATCAAAAAGGTAGAAAAATATCTTGCTGATCATGATACAACTGGTCTTGACATCAGAATTCTTGATGTAAAGGATGCTATGACTGAAACTTTAAAAAGAGCAAGAGAAGGTAAGGATACGATTTCTGTTTCAGGAAACGTATTGAGAGATTACTTAACTGACCTTTTCCCAATCCTTGAACTTGGTACTTCTGCAAAAATGCTTTCTATTGTTCCATTGATGAACGGTGGTGGTTTATTTGAAACAGGTGCCGGAGGTTCTGCTCCAAAACACGTAGAGCAATTCTTGGAAGAAGGGTATTTAAGATGGGATTCTCTAGGTGAATTCTTGGCGCTTCAGGCTTCTTTAGAGCACTTGGCTCAAACTCAAGGGAATACAAAATCTCAGGTGTTAGCTGATGCATTGGATGAAGCAAACGCTAAGTTCCTGGCTACTGATAAATCTCCTGCAAGAAAAGTAGGTCAGATCGACAATAGAGGTTCTCACTTCTATTTAGCAATGTATTGGGCTGAAGCTTTAGGTAACCAAACTGTTGACGCTGAATTGGCAGCTCAGTTTGCTCCAATTGCACAGGCAATGCAGGAAAACGAAGAGGTAATTAATGCAGAATTAATTGGTGCTCAGGGTAGACCTCAAAACATTGACGGTTACTACAAAACTGATACATATAAAACGTATTCAGCGATGAGACCAAGCACTGTTTTAAATGAAATCATTGACGGAATCTAA
- a CDS encoding DUF763 domain-containing protein, translating into MKRSGTADLPLHYGKVPPWLYERMSILGLSIVEVILMDYGKDEVLRRLADPFWFQSFGAVMGMDWHSSGITTSVMGALKRSINPNSQSLGLYICGGKGKFSRETPAELIQIAEKTGLNGTELVRASKLSAKVDNTAIQDGYQLYLHNFVLSDNGNWSVIQQGMHESDGTARRYHWHSENITSFVEEPHTGINGISKGLILNLTDSEASANRKGILDISHTDSIDVMKDFSRLILPAHHDVQASDVDLKRLGALLYVTREQQPQNFEDLLMLEGVGPRTMQSLALVSEVIHGAPARFTDPARFSFAHGGKDGHPFPVPTQTYDESISILKRGIEKSKLGNSDKLNTLNKLHQIVTTAEKDFTPDFDIQDVIEEERQNSWRFGGKTVFGDAQKPNAPQSIQLSLF; encoded by the coding sequence ATGAAACGTTCAGGAACAGCAGATTTACCCTTACACTATGGCAAAGTACCACCTTGGCTGTATGAGCGTATGTCTATTCTTGGACTTTCCATTGTTGAAGTGATTTTAATGGATTATGGTAAAGATGAAGTGCTTCGCCGGTTGGCAGACCCGTTTTGGTTCCAAAGCTTTGGAGCAGTAATGGGGATGGACTGGCATTCCTCAGGAATTACCACTTCCGTAATGGGGGCTTTGAAGCGTTCCATTAATCCCAATTCTCAGTCACTGGGCCTTTATATTTGTGGCGGAAAAGGAAAATTTTCGAGAGAAACCCCGGCAGAACTCATTCAGATTGCTGAAAAAACAGGTTTAAACGGAACAGAACTGGTAAGAGCCAGTAAACTTTCTGCCAAGGTAGACAATACGGCTATTCAGGATGGCTATCAACTGTATCTGCATAATTTTGTTCTGTCAGATAATGGAAACTGGAGTGTTATTCAGCAGGGAATGCACGAATCTGACGGTACAGCAAGACGCTACCACTGGCATTCAGAAAATATAACCTCATTTGTAGAAGAACCCCACACAGGAATCAATGGAATTTCCAAAGGACTTATCTTGAATCTTACCGATTCTGAAGCTTCAGCAAACAGAAAGGGAATTCTGGATATTTCGCACACAGATTCCATAGACGTGATGAAGGATTTTTCAAGATTGATTCTTCCTGCGCATCATGATGTTCAGGCTTCTGATGTTGATCTTAAGAGATTGGGTGCGCTTTTATATGTGACCCGTGAACAACAGCCACAGAATTTTGAAGATCTGTTGATGTTAGAAGGAGTAGGACCCAGAACAATGCAATCCCTGGCGTTGGTGAGTGAGGTGATCCACGGTGCTCCGGCCAGATTTACCGATCCTGCAAGATTTTCCTTTGCTCATGGAGGTAAAGACGGACATCCTTTCCCTGTTCCTACCCAAACCTATGATGAGAGTATCAGCATCCTAAAAAGAGGAATAGAAAAGTCTAAGCTTGGAAATTCAGATAAACTGAATACCTTAAATAAACTTCATCAGATCGTAACCACTGCCGAAAAAGATTTTACTCCGGATTTCGATATTCAGGATGTTATTGAAGAAGAAAGGCAAAATTCGTGGCGTTTTGGTGGTAAAACGGTATTTGGTGATGCGCAGAAACCCAATGCTCCCCAGTCCATTCAATTATCCCTATTTTAA
- a CDS encoding Crp/Fnr family transcriptional regulator, protein MMSDHYTKYGELFQVDQEHFDEFYALLKNTRLLKSSFFLKQGEKCRYLGFIKKGTIRSFYINDQGREINFGFYFENDFFTDYESILCDTVSNMNIQALESCEILLLSKDDLQALYQKEAYWQKFGRVMSEKIYLDAKKRIDDLLCLSPENRYLNLLQKEPLLFQKIAQKHIASYLGITEQSLSRIRGRIIN, encoded by the coding sequence ATGATGTCAGACCACTACACAAAATACGGAGAATTATTTCAGGTAGATCAGGAGCATTTTGATGAATTTTATGCTCTGCTTAAAAATACCAGACTTTTAAAATCATCTTTTTTTCTGAAACAGGGTGAAAAATGCAGGTACCTGGGCTTCATTAAAAAAGGAACGATAAGATCTTTTTATATCAATGATCAGGGCCGGGAAATCAATTTTGGATTTTATTTTGAAAATGATTTTTTTACAGACTATGAAAGCATACTTTGTGATACTGTATCCAATATGAATATTCAGGCGTTGGAAAGCTGTGAGATTTTATTGCTGAGTAAAGATGATTTGCAGGCATTATATCAAAAAGAAGCATACTGGCAGAAATTCGGAAGGGTAATGAGTGAGAAAATTTATCTGGATGCCAAAAAAAGAATTGATGATCTCCTATGTCTGTCCCCAGAAAACAGATACTTGAATCTTTTACAGAAAGAACCTCTTTTATTCCAGAAGATTGCACAGAAACATATTGCCAGTTACCTGGGGATTACAGAACAATCCCTGAGTCGTATACGAGGTAGAATTATAAATTAA
- a CDS encoding Crp/Fnr family transcriptional regulator, giving the protein MTNKSLEICYDFPFFFPEELEEIFQAHEKTSFQKGEFILEEGKTANEYYILDSGLARSFVNDFNGNEVTTHFFVENEVIIEVLSMFQRVPSQENIVCITDCECWKLDYDIFQELFHKIPNLREWGRSWMSKELFAYKQRSVEMFTLSATKRYLNLLEQKSKVIQFAPLKQIASYLGVTDTSLSRIRKELVSHPKKN; this is encoded by the coding sequence ATGACCAATAAATCCTTAGAAATTTGCTATGATTTCCCGTTTTTCTTTCCAGAAGAGCTTGAGGAAATATTTCAGGCACATGAGAAAACATCATTTCAAAAAGGGGAATTCATTCTTGAAGAAGGAAAGACTGCCAACGAATACTATATTCTGGATAGCGGATTGGCCCGTTCATTTGTAAACGACTTTAATGGAAATGAGGTAACCACCCATTTTTTTGTCGAAAATGAAGTTATTATTGAGGTATTATCAATGTTTCAGAGAGTTCCGTCTCAGGAAAACATTGTCTGCATCACAGACTGTGAATGCTGGAAGCTCGATTATGATATCTTTCAGGAATTATTCCATAAAATTCCTAACCTAAGAGAATGGGGCAGGTCCTGGATGTCTAAGGAACTCTTTGCGTACAAACAGCGGTCTGTAGAAATGTTTACCCTTTCCGCCACCAAAAGATACCTGAACCTTCTGGAGCAGAAATCCAAAGTAATACAATTTGCTCCGTTGAAGCAGATTGCTTCCTACCTGGGAGTTACAGACACTTCACTGAGTAGGATTCGTAAAGAATTGGTGTCCCATCCCAAGAAAAATTAA
- a CDS encoding glyoxalase superfamily protein — protein MKADHIIPVLRIFDYQKTLEFYIDWLGFEIVWEHRFEENFPVYIEVKKENVILHLSEHHGDASPGSSVFIWGEGVADYHRELIDKNYKYNRPGLEKTFYDAVSFTVNDPFGNKMIFNEKFDEVKHGALQFS, from the coding sequence ATGAAAGCAGATCATATCATTCCTGTACTCAGAATTTTCGACTATCAGAAAACACTTGAATTTTATATCGACTGGTTAGGTTTTGAGATCGTATGGGAACACCGATTTGAAGAAAATTTCCCAGTTTACATAGAGGTGAAAAAAGAAAATGTAATTCTTCATCTGAGTGAACACCACGGAGATGCAAGTCCGGGAAGCAGTGTTTTCATCTGGGGAGAGGGAGTTGCAGACTATCACAGAGAACTGATTGATAAAAACTACAAATATAATCGCCCCGGTCTCGAAAAAACGTTTTACGATGCTGTATCTTTTACAGTCAATGATCCTTTTGGAAATAAAATGATCTTCAATGAGAAATTTGATGAAGTAAAACATGGAGCTTTACAATTTAGTTAA
- a CDS encoding DinB family protein, which yields MDTPKSKKIELIIPAYRMHTQGFMNVLDGISEEDGLKRIENKTNHIVWMAGNFVNMRYGLGWVLGLQEQDPNNDLFFQGKTLDETIQYPSLADLKKNFHEISPKVYQRLWETTDEELDEIFEIGMNIPFVKETKLNFAGMCIGREDYLCGQIGLMRRILNYPGMKYDVDENINY from the coding sequence ATGGACACACCAAAATCAAAAAAAATAGAACTTATCATTCCGGCTTACAGAATGCACACCCAAGGCTTTATGAATGTTTTGGATGGTATTTCGGAAGAAGATGGCCTGAAAAGAATTGAAAATAAAACCAATCATATCGTATGGATGGCAGGAAATTTTGTGAATATGCGCTACGGCCTGGGCTGGGTGTTAGGATTGCAGGAACAGGATCCCAATAATGATTTATTCTTTCAGGGAAAAACATTAGACGAGACTATTCAATATCCAAGTCTGGCAGACCTTAAGAAAAATTTTCATGAAATTTCTCCTAAAGTATATCAGAGATTATGGGAAACAACTGATGAAGAACTGGATGAGATCTTTGAAATCGGCATGAACATCCCTTTTGTAAAAGAAACAAAACTCAATTTTGCAGGAATGTGCATTGGCCGTGAAGATTATCTCTGTGGGCAAATAGGCTTGATGCGCAGGATTTTAAACTATCCGGGAATGAAGTATGATGTAGATGAAAATATTAATTATTAA
- a CDS encoding alpha/beta hydrolase, which translates to MEQKDLTIILVHGAWGDGSHWQYVIPSLVQAGYKVRSVQNPLTSLQDDINKTKDLIDAQDGKVLLVGHSYGGAVISGAGHHDKVAGLVYIAAFAPDAGDSLGALLGRRESPGGASIYPDDKGFLWIKYDEFHSAFSQDLDEKKSLVMALAQKPIHGQCFGDVAGDPAWKIRPSWYQISSNDRMIPAETEKEMAERMQPKKIITLDAGHASLASHPEEVTQLILEAASTL; encoded by the coding sequence ATGGAACAGAAAGATTTAACCATTATTTTGGTACACGGAGCCTGGGGAGATGGCTCTCACTGGCAGTATGTTATCCCGTCTCTTGTACAGGCAGGATATAAAGTAAGAAGCGTTCAGAACCCTTTAACTTCACTTCAGGATGATATTAATAAAACAAAGGACCTTATTGATGCTCAGGATGGAAAAGTCCTTTTGGTAGGGCATTCCTATGGAGGGGCTGTTATTTCAGGAGCAGGACATCATGATAAGGTTGCCGGATTGGTTTATATTGCAGCCTTTGCTCCGGATGCAGGAGATAGTTTAGGTGCTTTATTGGGAAGAAGAGAATCTCCGGGTGGAGCAAGTATTTACCCAGATGATAAAGGCTTCCTGTGGATCAAATACGATGAGTTTCATTCCGCTTTTTCTCAGGATCTTGATGAAAAAAAATCATTGGTAATGGCATTAGCACAAAAACCTATTCACGGTCAGTGTTTTGGGGACGTAGCAGGCGATCCGGCATGGAAAATAAGACCAAGTTGGTATCAGATCTCATCGAATGACCGTATGATCCCGGCGGAAACAGAAAAAGAAATGGCAGAACGTATGCAGCCTAAAAAGATCATTACTTTGGATGCAGGACATGCTTCATTGGCATCACATCCTGAAGAAGTTACCCAGTTGATTTTGGAAGCGGCTTCTACGCTCTAA
- a CDS encoding aldo/keto reductase has product MKFRKLGNTGEQLSAIGLGCMGMSFAYGPADEQESINTLHRALDLGVNFWDTADMYANGENEKLISKVLVPNRDKIFIATKFGFRFKDGKASHSGAPGTYFDGSPEWIKQAVDLSLQRLKIDTIDLYYAHRVDPNVPVEETVGAMAELVKAGKVKYIGLSEASAESIRKANKIHPIAALQSEYSILTKDVENEILPTIRNLGISLVPYSPLARGLFANINEVQNLGDDDFRKSLPRYQQEYLENNTKLANEINEFAASKGVKGTQLALAWVLNQGEDIIPIPGTKRIKYLEENIAAATIDLSQSDLETIDAILKKYPNVGERYNEGSMKLVNN; this is encoded by the coding sequence ATGAAATTTAGAAAATTAGGAAACACCGGTGAACAACTTTCTGCTATTGGCTTAGGTTGTATGGGGATGAGCTTTGCTTATGGACCTGCTGACGAACAGGAAAGTATCAATACCTTACACAGAGCATTAGATTTAGGGGTTAACTTTTGGGATACTGCAGATATGTATGCCAATGGAGAAAATGAAAAACTGATTTCCAAGGTTTTAGTACCCAACAGAGATAAGATTTTCATTGCAACAAAATTCGGATTTAGGTTTAAGGACGGGAAAGCCAGTCACAGCGGTGCTCCAGGTACTTATTTTGACGGATCTCCGGAATGGATCAAACAAGCTGTGGATTTAAGTCTTCAACGGTTAAAAATTGATACCATAGACCTGTATTATGCTCATCGTGTAGATCCAAATGTTCCTGTAGAAGAGACGGTAGGGGCAATGGCAGAACTCGTAAAAGCAGGAAAAGTAAAATATATCGGATTGTCTGAAGCGTCAGCAGAATCAATCAGAAAAGCTAATAAAATTCATCCCATTGCGGCTTTACAATCAGAATATTCTATCCTTACCAAAGATGTTGAGAACGAGATTTTGCCAACCATCAGAAATCTGGGGATTTCTCTCGTTCCTTATTCACCGTTGGCAAGAGGGCTTTTTGCCAATATCAATGAAGTGCAAAATCTGGGAGACGATGATTTCAGAAAATCATTACCTCGTTACCAACAGGAATATCTTGAAAATAATACCAAGCTAGCGAATGAGATCAATGAATTTGCTGCTTCCAAAGGAGTAAAAGGGACTCAATTGGCATTAGCATGGGTATTGAATCAAGGAGAGGATATTATTCCGATTCCGGGGACCAAGCGAATCAAATATCTGGAAGAAAATATTGCTGCCGCAACTATTGACCTTTCCCAATCTGATCTGGAGACTATTGATGCCATTTTAAAAAAATATCCGAATGTAGGAGAACGATATAATGAAGGCTCAATGAAATTAGTAAACAACTAA
- a CDS encoding VOC family protein: MKINQIYVNLPIKDVPKTRAFWTTLGFSINEQFSDDKALCVVMKEDHIYAMFLKEEFFQTFTNRPFAKGDTTQVLLAIGVESREEVDWIIKTAIENGGSKYSEPMDHGWMYQSAFADIDGHQWEVMYADASQLPTE, encoded by the coding sequence ATGAAAATCAATCAAATCTATGTCAATTTACCTATAAAAGACGTACCAAAAACCAGAGCCTTTTGGACAACACTTGGCTTTTCCATTAACGAACAGTTTTCAGATGATAAGGCCCTATGTGTAGTGATGAAGGAAGATCATATCTACGCCATGTTTCTGAAAGAAGAATTTTTTCAAACCTTTACCAACAGACCTTTTGCTAAAGGAGATACCACACAGGTACTTTTGGCTATTGGGGTAGAAAGCCGTGAAGAAGTAGACTGGATCATCAAAACAGCCATTGAAAATGGAGGTTCAAAATACAGTGAACCTATGGATCACGGATGGATGTACCAGAGTGCCTTTGCTGATATTGACGGACATCAGTGGGAGGTCATGTATGCAGATGCTTCCCAGCTTCCTACAGAATAA
- a CDS encoding alpha/beta fold hydrolase → MDPVEKGYKQVNGIRLYYEIYGSGKPLVLIHGGGSSILYDFKEVIVRLENQFQLIGIDLQNHGRSEHRDIPETFEQDADDVAAVLKEININKASFWGFSNGGNTVMQIAHRHPGMVEKLVVASAFYKRSGMMEGFFESMQEATFESMPEPFKINFLNLNPDFSKLENLFDKDCKRMQTFEDWEDEILTSIESPTLFISGDKDVMKPEHTVAMWRLVENAQLMIVPATHGTYMMADFDGSFNDNLIDFTINEVKKFLNH, encoded by the coding sequence ATGGATCCGGTAGAAAAAGGTTATAAACAGGTTAACGGGATCCGATTGTATTATGAGATCTATGGATCAGGGAAGCCTTTGGTTCTGATTCATGGTGGTGGTTCCTCTATTTTATATGACTTTAAAGAAGTGATAGTAAGGCTGGAAAATCAATTTCAGCTTATAGGAATAGATCTTCAAAACCATGGACGAAGTGAACATCGTGATATTCCTGAAACATTTGAACAGGATGCTGATGATGTAGCAGCAGTTTTAAAAGAAATTAATATCAATAAAGCCTCATTTTGGGGATTCAGCAATGGAGGAAATACCGTGATGCAGATTGCACACCGTCATCCCGGAATGGTGGAAAAACTCGTAGTTGCCTCCGCATTTTACAAAAGAAGCGGAATGATGGAAGGTTTTTTCGAATCTATGCAGGAAGCAACCTTTGAATCTATGCCCGAACCATTTAAAATTAATTTTTTAAATCTCAATCCGGATTTTTCAAAATTAGAAAACCTTTTCGATAAGGATTGCAAAAGGATGCAGACTTTTGAAGACTGGGAAGATGAAATACTTACATCAATAGAATCTCCAACATTATTCATCAGCGGCGATAAAGATGTAATGAAACCGGAACATACCGTAGCGATGTGGCGTCTGGTAGAAAACGCGCAATTGATGATCGTTCCGGCAACTCATGGTACTTATATGATGGCTGACTTTGATGGGAGCTTCAATGACAATTTAATAGACTTTACCATAAATGAAGTAAAAAAATTTTTAAACCATTAA
- a CDS encoding VOC family protein, translating into MVKRIVANIKTNDLSGSSLFYQDILELDVLMDHGWIRTLGNDEETKVQISFAEQGGNDTEVPDLSIEVDQVDDIYDKMKKAGFEITYEITNEDWGVRRFFVKDPFGKLINILSHQ; encoded by the coding sequence ATGGTAAAAAGAATCGTAGCCAATATAAAAACCAATGATCTCTCGGGATCCAGTCTCTTTTATCAGGACATTTTAGAACTTGATGTTTTGATGGATCATGGCTGGATCAGGACCTTGGGAAATGATGAAGAGACAAAAGTGCAAATCAGTTTTGCTGAACAGGGTGGAAATGATACCGAAGTTCCGGATCTTTCCATTGAAGTGGATCAGGTGGACGACATTTACGATAAAATGAAGAAAGCAGGCTTTGAAATTACTTATGAGATCACCAATGAAGACTGGGGTGTTCGCAGGTTCTTTGTAAAAGATCCGTTTGGTAAATTAATTAATATTCTTTCTCACCAATAA
- a CDS encoding MBL fold metallo-hydrolase, with translation MNRRDLLKGGLLAGTLSLIPFSNVFAETGNVSVKKEDDLSGFKKIKLGELELYILTDGYIHEEDLNSFAPRGNVAEMKTILKDNFRSDHYIDLAMNVLLIKTKDKLILMDAGMGIFADERTGFLLKSLQKAGFAAKDITDIFISHAHPDHIGGVLDKQNNLVFPNAAIFISKTEYDFWMKASLKDFNNGALKAKPEALNQIIPALQNILKTIQPKLKFYDLNNTLYNYFSFQLAPGHTPGLTVTTISSGNEKLMYIADLIHSDVILFPHPDWGFSGDTDLDIATASRKKLLQQLADTKTRAFACHLPWPGLGFTKKKTDAFEWIPESFMN, from the coding sequence ATGAACAGAAGAGACTTATTAAAAGGCGGTTTACTGGCGGGAACATTAAGTTTGATTCCTTTTTCCAATGTTTTTGCAGAGACAGGAAATGTTTCAGTAAAAAAGGAAGATGATCTTTCGGGGTTTAAAAAAATTAAACTTGGTGAACTGGAATTGTACATCCTTACCGATGGATATATTCATGAAGAAGACCTGAATTCATTTGCTCCGAGAGGAAATGTCGCAGAGATGAAGACCATTCTTAAAGATAATTTCCGGTCAGATCATTATATTGACTTGGCGATGAATGTATTACTTATCAAGACAAAGGATAAGCTGATCTTAATGGATGCCGGAATGGGGATTTTTGCCGATGAAAGAACCGGATTCTTATTAAAAAGTCTTCAAAAAGCCGGATTTGCGGCAAAAGATATTACCGATATCTTTATTTCCCATGCACATCCTGATCACATTGGTGGGGTATTGGATAAACAGAATAATCTTGTTTTTCCTAATGCTGCCATTTTTATTTCAAAAACTGAATATGATTTCTGGATGAAAGCTTCCCTTAAAGACTTTAATAATGGCGCTCTGAAAGCAAAACCTGAAGCTCTCAACCAAATTATTCCGGCTCTTCAGAATATATTAAAGACCATTCAGCCTAAACTGAAATTCTACGATTTAAATAATACGCTGTATAATTATTTCAGCTTTCAATTGGCTCCCGGGCATACTCCGGGGTTAACAGTGACCACAATCTCTTCAGGGAATGAAAAGCTCATGTATATTGCAGACCTTATTCATTCCGATGTTATACTTTTTCCTCATCCTGACTGGGGATTTTCCGGAGATACAGATCTGGATATCGCTACGGCTTCAAGAAAAAAACTTCTTCAACAGTTAGCTGATACCAAAACGAGAGCCTTTGCCTGTCATTTGCCATGGCCGGGACTAGGCTTTACAAAGAAAAAAACGGACGCATTTGAATGGATCCCGGAAAGTTTTATGAATTAG
- the tpx gene encoding thiol peroxidase: protein MSTTITLKGNEVHTIGTLPSVGTTVKDFALVDSGLNVKTLETFEGKKKVFNIFPSIDTPTCAASSRKFNEEASKLDNAVVINVSKDLPFALGRFCAAEGLNNVETLSDFRSSFGDDYEVTITDSPLKGLLSRAVIVTDENNKVIYTEQVSEIANEPNYDAALSALNQ from the coding sequence ATGTCAACGACAATCACTTTAAAAGGAAACGAAGTACACACAATAGGAACATTACCATCAGTAGGAACTACCGTTAAAGATTTTGCCTTAGTAGATTCAGGGCTGAATGTAAAGACGCTTGAAACCTTTGAAGGTAAGAAAAAAGTATTCAATATCTTTCCAAGTATTGATACGCCAACATGTGCTGCTTCCAGCAGAAAATTCAATGAAGAAGCTTCAAAACTGGATAATGCAGTGGTAATTAACGTTTCTAAAGATCTTCCGTTCGCGTTAGGAAGATTCTGTGCAGCTGAGGGATTAAACAATGTAGAGACTCTTTCTGATTTCAGAAGCAGCTTTGGTGATGACTATGAAGTAACGATCACAGATTCTCCTTTAAAAGGATTGCTAAGCCGTGCAGTAATTGTTACCGATGAAAACAATAAAGTAATTTATACAGAACAGGTTTCTGAAATTGCAAATGAACCTAATTATGATGCAGCGCTTTCAGCACTGAATCAATAA